The Osmerus mordax isolate fOsmMor3 chromosome 5, fOsmMor3.pri, whole genome shotgun sequence DNA window CCAGAACTACATTCAGTACCACATTACATACCATGTTTCATATGACTAAAAACATTACAGGACTATTCAATTTGTAGTGAACATGAGTGTCCTACCTTAAAGTTCAGTAAAAAATAAGTTAAAActgaacacaaatacacacttacCGTCATATCAGTGGTTTTACCGAATTACTTGTCCATGTTTCCGTCAACAATGTCGTCAATTCCATTATCAAACCCAAGTGATGTGCTCAGTGCCAGTGCCATCTAAAAATGGCAGGGCGCTAAATTTTCAGTGACAAGAACAGTCAGTAGGTGAATCGTTACCAGTGGGACTAGCAGCCTCACACTGACCACTCTGCTCATACAACTGTTTGTCTTTCTATTCAAGCAAGAATTCATTCTCAACCCAGACAACTGTTCAACCTTTCACATTCCTCTGATGTTTTGAGCAAATAGGTCACATTAGGGGTTATGAAGAAGTGTAGTTACACCTCAAGTAGTAGTTGACAGTTTGAAGAATCTCTTATCCAAATTAATTTTGACGCTGCAGGACTTTGACAAAACACAGGGATGATCTAATGTTCCAGGCATAACctagaacacacatacacaggattCAGTGTCAGCTGTTTGTTGGTGTCACCTGTCAGACTGCGCTCTCGGTGACTCCGAAAAAAGCAACATTTGCCTGAACAGAAATAATACCTCATAACTTTTCACAACTTAATGTATCTGACTAAACAAAAATTGCCTTTTTAGAAGTTCAAGAAGTTCTCTTATGTCGTTTAACTCTATTTCCTATTAATGTTAAGGATGTTCGGTACGCAGAAAGTATTCTGTTAAGCATCAGGGATGTTTGGAGCTATATTTGCCATATTGAAATGAAAACCAACATCTAAGTTAATCTTGGTTGATGATAACAACACAGACATGGCTCATCTTGATATCCAGAAACCTTAGTGAAGTTCTAACCAAGCACATTTTATACCACTGAGTGTCCTGAGCTCTTTTACAAAACTAACAAATCTAAGAGAAGCTGTAACATTTCAAACTATCGTGAATAATTATAGCTACCCTGGTGTAGAAGGTACAATGTAACATTTTTAATCCAAATAGTTTGGCTATAACAAGTAGTTTGTGGTtttgcccccccaaaaaatgttgCTTTGCCTTACCGGACTTCAGGCATGGGAAGTCCCCTTACGATGCAGTCCAACTGGACCTTGATGCCTTCTGCAACTTCCCTGCTTTTCAGTTTTTGGATGAAGCAAGGAGGCTCGCAGACAGGCTCTGCTCTGTAGGTGTTCTCTGCAAGGACAGGGCTCTcggtctcctccacctccgtcCCCCCAGACTCATACTGATCCTCTGTAGTCCTGCAGTCCTGCATGGAGAGCTCCCCGGGCGATGCATGATCAAACTCAGCTGGGTCCATCTGGTTCTCAGGCTGGCAGCCAAAGGCAGGAGCAGGCCTCTCCATCTCTTGAGGTAGAATaggtctctccctgtcctctgtgtTGAGGGCGAACACAGCCCCTTCCGAATGGCTCTTGTTCTGATGCCTGCTCCTGTGGGCCTTGCACGTTCTCGGCCGTATCCTCTTGGAGCTGTTGGCCTTGAAGAGAGACGAGAGCTCTTCAATGAAGTCTGCAGCCTTGTTGAGGAACTCCTTTTTGGACTGTGTCTCCGGGCCGTAAGGTGTGTTCCTGGCTGACACGTTGAAGTCTTGAAAGCCCTCCTTGGGGGCCTTGTTATTCCTCATCATACTGTCCTGCATTGGGGGctgttgtgtctgtctctctgctgacaATGTGGAGTGTGTCAGTGGATGCTCTTTTCTTTCTGGGGATAACTGTGTGGTTGGCAAGACTGAGGGGATAGTAAAGGGGATGGAAGAAGGGGCAGCAAAGGGGGTGGAGTGGGCAgcaagaggagtggaggggggagcggTTAAAGGGGAGGTGGCAGAGGAAGTGgcagagcaggtggaggagttgGTGGCAGAGGCGGTGAGGGACTTGACCTCTGCCTTCTCCTGATAGGACTCATGTCCGATGGCCTGGCGAGCCAGGTTGACACTTTTATCCAGCTCCTCCTGACTCAGGAAGGCTGAGAGGTCTGGGAGCTGGGGGTCTTCGTGCCCCACTGAATCCTCAGCCTTGCCTTTGAGAGGCCCATAGACGAGGTGccgcgaggaggaggagtccgAGCGACTCATCTCGCTGTGTCTTTGGTGTGCTCGTGCTTCTGCCAGGTAGCTCTCTCTTAAGAGCTGAGATACTGAAGTTGGCTGGTCCACTTTGTTCTCAGTCATGCTGTGGGGGGAAAACAGTAATCTGTAATTCTGTAATTACTTTATTGATACATATAACATAGTCTTTTGTACATTCAGAAAAGCCTGTTGAATTAAAATTACTTTAAGgtgattatttttttttattagcctATGATCTCATAATAAATACTCACACATTTTAATAACAAAAAGCTCAATTTAAGTTACATGACCATCAACATGTCTTATTATAGCTGTCTATTTTCTATTTTGACAGCTTTAATGCAACCCAAGACATATATTTTATCATGTATGACGTGTATTTATTCCAGAACACACAGCTTGAATTCAGCTTTTTGACGATAGGTTTTGGTAGTTATTGAATCCAGAAATGGGATAGGGCACCCAGATGCTACCGACACTCAATTCAGCGCAATTAAGAGAGGCAGCAATGCCCTTCTCACAGACCTGCAGCTGCAGCTGTTGTGTACATTAATCCTTTGCAAacagcctctctgccccccccccccccccccccccaagtcatATCTAATATTAGCAAGGAGTCAGTTTACATGAAGAAAACCAAGAAAAAGTAGTCCCCACTCATCCTTCCGAGTTCTCAACAAGAGTTTCATATTTTATCATATTTTGATGTTTTTTGGGGCAGACACTGACACTGAGATAACACTAAGTAATGCCCCTTCCAGATTAGAAATAGGCAATCCCTGATAAAAGTCAATGCCTCCCAACAAGAATGAATTATTGTAACTTTAGTTGAAAAAGTGAGGATATATTTGCACATAATGAACCACTCAACATGGATCATTGTGAGACTGGGCTGCAGTGGGCAGTTTCTGTGTCTAATACGAGCCagtaaaacacaaataaaaccaGGTAACAGGCGGTTGCTTTACCTTCAAATAAACCCAGCTGGCCCCGTCCGGATCTGTCAATCCTCGGAGCACACCTGTGTTCAAAGAGGGAGATTACGGTCTTCCGGTGGTGGCCACCTGGGATAATCTGGACACAGGCAGCTGCCCAGGCTTCCTAGTTTCTAGTTAACCTTGGATTTTACAGAGAAATACAGTGAAGCAGCTAGGGCAACCTGTCACCCGTAAAAGTAGTAACATTTGTCAGCGCACTGGTCGCAGGTTATTTTTAGGTTGCCTGGCCCATCTCATTGGCCATGGGGGGCGTTCTGTAAAGGGATTCCTCCTCCAGCGGAGGAACACCTACGGTCGTCTGTCAAAACCCACCACTCTAGAATTAGAAGCCTTTCGTTGAGCCTCCTGCACACTAATGTTAACACAGCAAATGTCTGCGGCAGATAAACTTCAGGGTGAGTCCTTGCTCACAGTTTACCAGGACATTCACACACCCCTGGGTGCAAATATGGTTGTGTATAGTACTTGACCACTACAATGAGTAGCTTCCCAGCAAAAAGCTATCATTAGTTGCAGTACATAATGAGCTAGCAACCAAGAATGACAAAGCACTCCAGAAGATGGTGTGTGCACAAAATAATGAACTTACAGGGATTTCCAAGATTGTTTATTGAAATGAGTCAATATGTACATAAATAAGACAATGCAGTGAGCCATCAATAAATCGCCAGAGGCAATCAATAACGACAATCAAGTCTGAGCATCAGATTACATTTAAAACAGTGCAAAAAGCTGTATCAAACATTTCATTCAAGTTAAACATGTAACAATGATTGTTCAGTTACAGtagctagcctactgtatgattATACTGCTATGACAAGAACCATTTACATCAACCAACTGTACAAGCTTACACACAATTTTGCTCAAACTCAAGATGTACCAAAAATTTTCATCAATATGGATCATTAATTGGCTCAGTGACTACAATAGATAGAGCAGCAACAAAGGGAATTtgatattaaaaaatatattaccAATCATCCCAATGCATTAAGTAAACAAAAGCACTGTGAATAATCTTTGGCATGCTTTGAATGTACAACCTAGTTTAATGAAATAGTAAAGAAAAACAATTTATACAGCATTTTCAGATCAAGAAAACAGGCTTATACAATTTAGTATAGGATTGGGCAGGATTAGATCGTGCCAATTTTGGAATATCCACATTCAACCCGTTTTTCTCCCACAATGTTTCAGTTTCAAGCAAAAACACTTGTTGTTATGGCCATAACTTAAGCCAGCACAGGGAGATACCCAAAACTCTTTGCATTCACTATCTTTAGCACTGGACCAGCATGTATGAAAATCAGGTTGGAAAAGTCAGGTAAATAATAACCAGTTATCTGGGCATGTTAGATTTCTGGCCATTAAGACTTAGCTAGCACAAGTAAGATTCATCTTATGCCATCATGGCAACATCTTGCAAATCAATTGAATGATCAATACAACTGAATTTCAATCAATGTGTCTGTCTCCTTACTCAGAAAGTGAAATCCAGATCTGTACATATATAAAGATGTGAGAAACTATTTAGCAGCAATGAAAAGTCTTGATGACACCACAACTGACTAGACATCAGGAGAGTCCTGGTTAGAAATCAGGAATTATATCTCAGGATAGTTCTCATCCATGTTCATGTTGTCACGCAGGCCACTCGAAAAACCCAACAGAGGAGAGCTGAAGGCACATACACAGACCCATCTAAACTAGCACCTCACTAATGATCGTGGTGCATGTATCTATCAACAGATGGATAAAAGCACCATTGTGAAATCACTGTGCTTTTTAGAGGAGGCAAAAAGAACTGTCCACCACACAACTATGGCTCAACAGACCTTGGGCTCACCCAAATAGCTCATCCAATCAGCTAATGAATTCCTAGTCACAGTGTTTCATGTTTGGGTTGAGCCAGGCCACCCCATGTGATGACAGAGCCATAGTAAAACAATGCATTGCTATTTTACTCATCATTCAGCCAATTCATGTACATGTATAAGTAAAAGAAGCAGCAAAGGGACTGGATATTGTTTTTCTGTGTATGACGAGCTGAGTACGCCTTAGCCTTACTCTACGGCGAATCCTCACTGGTCCTCTTGCGAGACTGGTCACCTCTGGAACAGGGCAAAAAGCACACTCAAAAAGTCATTCAGAAGACATCCAGTGCCTTCATAGCATACATAATTAATGAATGTGCTGGGATTCAAACATGATCTAGCCACCATATACTGTGGTCATGACCATTATGTGCAGTACTAAAGTCGATCTTGAAACACTGACCTGGAAAAGCCCTTAAGAGAGAGCTCCATCTGCAATTTCTGGTCATGAGCTGCATAGTCAGAGAGCTGAGACTCCACTGCAGGAGGGTTGATCTGAGGGATGAATCCAGAGAACAGGGCAGGAGCTGACTGGGCCCACTCTGAAACAGTAAGACTCAGCAGTCATTATAACACGACAACATCCGGTACATTTAAATACCATCTCAAAACCATATTTTACTAAATAAATGGCTGACCTGGTTTGAGACAATACAATCCTTTAACCACACTAGCCATAGTTGATGGTCTGACTTGAAAGGGCATGGAATGGGCTTTGATCAGAAGTGCTAAGAAAGCAGACAACATATTGTAACCGCAAGGAATACGCAGCACAGTCATGTTTATGTGGTTAATACTACAAGGTGTTATAAAAGTAGAGCAAAGTACTCACGAATCAATGTGTTCACATGTTTTTCTGCAACATGATCAGTGAACAGCTTCATAAGATCTTCTTTCAAGTCTCTATTTAGCTTTGTTTCAATGTAGAACTTATTCTGAAAGGGCAAATTTAAGGAAGATGGAGTGTAAGCTGTCAGACGGCAACCAACAGCTTTGGAGAAAGAGTATGCCATCAACACTGGTCTTGCCCTCAAGAGCTGCCAAGAACTGTGGCAGAAGCAAAATAGCTTATTGATTTTTAAAAGACCATCACATTTTAACAAAGGAACATGCaataaaatgttaaatattttGATATTTACCATGTATATGAATACAGGAACTATGCATTGAAGAGCAGCTGTGTATTGAGTTAGAGCAAGGTTGAAACTTTCAATAAAATTCTCTGGTGGACAAATCTAAAGACAGAGAATAAATAAGTTATATTCTTTGTTCGTCACCCAACAATATAGAGGTAATTCAAGAATCCAAAACAAACATTACTTCAAGAACCACACCCTTGTTTCTTACCTGTAAGTCTGAAGATACTTGCTGAAGGTGGATAGTAATCTTCGACATCAAGTCTTTGTACAGCAACTCTGAGTGTTGCTGACATACACACTTGTACACATAACTGAAAAAGTTAAAGGGACACAGTCACCCTTAGCCTATAACATGGTTTCATCAAACATAGAAcagcttttctttctttttttgaggGTATTTCTGCTTTAATGGGACAGATACAGTGAAGAGATACAAGAAATGGAAGGGTGAGATAGATTGGAGGACATGCAGGCAATTGCCCAAGCTGGATTGGAACCCAGGGCCCTGCAGTAAGCCCTTAACatacattttcaaaagacagcttaaaacctatctTTTCACCAAAGCATTTGACTAATTTTTATCTCTGATGGGTTTTattattacttgtattattgtttttattgattttatgtatgaaatgtgctatataaagtctcattattaattattaataataataataataataatatattaacCTACGTGGTACATGCACTTGACTGGTGAGCCACCAGGGCACCCCTAGAATGGATTTATTTTTTGCAAAAAAATTGCCCACCTGTATATTTGCTCATATGAAATAGAGATGTGGTCCGAGGGGTTTTGGATGAGTAGGTGGTCAATGGCTTTCTCCAGGTTTGGCCAGTATGTGCTTCTATAATCCTCCTCCGTCATAGCATTCATTACTGAACCACACAATGACAAAATAGATTATCAGACAAACAACCTATCATTCCAAGACCAGGGTCCAAGGTGGGCCTGCAGTGGTATTAGCAATGTTAACACCATGGTTACTGGGTCAAAGTGTATGAGCCATAGCGGCAGGTCTTAGCAGTCTTTCCTACTCATATTGGAAAAGACGTGGTTTTGGATGCAATTCCGTCGTCTGTGCTAGCTACAAACTTACGAAACTTTGAGG harbors:
- the cacul1 gene encoding CDK2-associated and cullin domain-containing protein 1; amino-acid sequence: MEDMEEDSFDLLDDHNHNYCENGTHLYLRTKMSDAPQPQPVSPVPLMLRDHEKVCSSSTSNSKLMDLDSSSESSSEISDIDSHASSALAGALTLNSASKFLMNAMTEEDYRSTYWPNLEKAIDHLLIQNPSDHISISYEQIYSYVYKCVCQQHSELLYKDLMSKITIHLQQVSSDLQICPPENFIESFNLALTQYTAALQCIVPVFIYMNKFYIETKLNRDLKEDLMKLFTDHVAEKHVNTLIPLLIKAHSMPFQVRPSTMASVVKGLYCLKPEWAQSAPALFSGFIPQINPPAVESQLSDYAAHDQKLQMELSLKGFSRGDQSRKRTSEDSP